AATAGCTGCATCTCTTTCAAAAAGAGATCCTTGTGATTCTTTAGCTCATTCCCTTCTATAAAAAAGCCTGTGAAATTCCATCAAGTCAATAACTTCTGGCTGAGCTAGATAACTCATTTGAAAGAGCACCAGGACTTTGAGGAAAACACCTTAGAAAAACCCAACTCTCCCAAGCAAATAATCCCTATGCCCTCAgctaacaaaaaaccaaaacaaaaaaaaaacccacccaaacaaaaaaccccaaaccaaaacaaaaaaccccacacacaaacaaacaaaacaaaataaaaacaaacaaaaaaccaaacaaacaaaaccaacagtttGCCTAAAACAATTGCCTAGTATTGTTTCCAGCTACTAAATCTGTTAATTATATAAAAGGAGCTTTCCTCCAATCATCTTACACAACACAGAAGTAATTGTAATTACTAATCACACACTTTACCTTGGTTCTTTAGTTTCATTAAGTTATGCCAGCCAGAGCTACAGCCATTCTCCGGCTGTCTTATTATCTTTCCAGCTTGGCCagtgttgtttttaaaaacagtccTCAGAACAGGACATAATATTCCTGTAATTGTCCGTCTATATAGCAATAATAACATAACCCTGCTAAGCTACCCAAAGATAGCATTTACCCCATAAGCCACTGCACTCTATTGCAATTTCATGCTCAACTGGTAATACATCAGAGCTCCAAATCATTTTCTGAGTCAATGCTTTCCAAAATACAGTCTCCTATCCTGAGTGACCTACATTCATAGCTCCTAGCTGTGACTTTCCACTGAGCCATGGTAAAACATGTGTTGCTCAAATGAATGTAGCCTACCACATGATCAAATTTGGTTTCTAGAAGAGACTCTCTTCATCTGACACAAATTACTTCAGTATGTGTAGCATTTCCCTACAATGCTTGCTGTCTTCTAAACTAAGAAAAATTTCAGTAGCATCAAGTCACAAAGAGATGTATAATCACCCTCCTACCCCCtccaaaaaaccaccacaaaccCACAAACCAATATTGTTTCCTGATGCGATCTGGCACTTATTTTTGGTGAGTGGAACTGAAGTCAGTTTTATGTATTATATCAGGCCCGTGACACCACTACTCAAGTCAGGATCGGACAGAAGCAAGTCAAATGCCTTGAAGCTTGCATATATTTATTACAATTAGTGTCAGCCAAATACAATTTGAGATAAATTTGGCAGAAAGTATCTACATAACATTTCACTAAGTGGTATGGATCATGGCACCACTCTTTAATTCTACATCAGTTACATCTTAACATCATGCAGCCGCTCAACATGTTCCTTTATGATCAATGTCAATGAAGACCATTTCACTGACCTTTATCAACAATAGTACAGTTACTTTTTTCCTGTACCTTCCCTAGAACCATAAGCATCATTCAATACCTGTTCTTCCTTTGGTCAATTCTCTGAAAACTCAGTGGGTAGCTATCAAATTTCACACATTAAGAAGCTTTTGAAATGGACAACTGATGTTCTGCATGGTTATCAAAAACTTTTAGCACTTATTAAAAAGTCCAAAGACAAATATCATTCTCAGTATGGAACACAAGTATTTGAACAACAATGCTTACCTACATACACATCTGTAATATTGATTTGTAATTCTTTCCACACATTTCCATACATCCTCTTTGCCTTTAAAGATGCTAACCACATAATTTCTCTTATTAGATTCAACTTCTGTTAGGACTACCTTTCATGACTGCCAATTTACAGCTATCAGTTTCTCACTTTCCCTGCCACTCCTTAGGCCCTGTTACCCATAAATACTTCTATTTCAGTAGACAGTTTTAGCAGGGACAGAAGTGCTGCAGCACCACCATTAGGTGCTCCATTTTATGCAGCACCTGCTTGCAGCTATGCTGCATAACAGTGTATCTCCTCCCTTAATGAATCATAAACCAGAGTTGCTCTCATTTTTCACTTTAGTTGGATGCTTTGAAACTTACTGGTTTGGGatcacttaaaaataaattacctctagaattgtttctttcttttcctttgctacCTCTTCAAAATAGCACAGCAACACTAATCCCAAGTACAAATTCAGACATTATAATATCTGATCATTTCTGTAGCACTGGAAGAGATCTTAGGTTTTTTGAACTGCAAATTAAAACTTCTGAAGAACCACCTGCACAGATATTTGCGTTTTAGACAGATATTGTCTACATCACAGGCATTCAAGAAGATAAACCATTACTGGCTATGAAAATCAGTATTTCCTCtatatgcatacacacacactttAAAAACCGGCTCTAAACATGATTAATAGCTAAGCTTTTCATCAACTACCAAATACAATGCCGTTTTTACTACTGCCCTCTGCCTCTGACCACAAACTTGTATCAATTTTTAATGCCTTTGAAACCCATCAAGGTAAAAGCGTTCTGTGTTTTCAAAGCGGATGTGACCCTccgaaaaaaaaaattttttaaaaagcccctCAAAGCAAAAACGACATCACTCTTTTGGATACACCTTCTTCAGTCAAATGTGATTTATTACTTCGTGAAACACTGAGGCAAATTTGGCACGTGCTACTTTGCTTCCATTTCCTTGGGAGTGCCggctgctgctcagagagcGGGGGGTGCCTTGGTACCCTCTGCCCCTCCAGTGCCCGGCGCAGCTTCAGCACCTGCTCTGACCGCGCTCCCCCCCatctctgcctgcttcaggTGTTCCTTAGCCACTCCTCGCTCGCACTGAGCAGCCTGGCCACCCTACAGGGGTCGTTTCAGAATAACATCTTAGTCCTTCTTGGACCAGGAAGAACAGCAAGGCAGGGCATGACAACCCCCGCTCATCCTGATGTGCGCCGTTAAAACAAGCAGAAGCACCTATCTCACATAGAAGAGCTCTTATGAACACAGAAATTACAGCGCAGCAGCTGCCGCCCTGGCGCTCCTGGCCGCGTACCTCGGCGGGCTCCTGCGCACAGCGCAGccgctcctgcagccccagcacgcTCCGCGCAGCGCTCCGCCCCTCCTCCgccacggccccgccgccggggccgctcccCCCCTTCTCCgccacggccccgccgccggggCCCCTCCGCCCCTCCTCCgccacggccccgccgccggggCCGCTCCGCCCCTCCTCCgccacggccccgccgccggggccgctcccCGCCTTCTCCgccacggccccgccgccggggCCGCTCCGCCCCTCCTCCGCCTCCACCCCGGCGCCGCCGCGGGGGTTAGTCCGCCACCGCCCGCCCTTCTTGTAGCCGCGCCGGCTCCACCATTGGCCGTGCCTCCCGGCCGGGCTGATTGCTGAGAGCAGCAGGCGGGCTGGTTGTTCGCTGCCCAGCTACCAGCAATAACAGCACGGACTGTGTGCTTTTCTCTGCCCCGCAGGACACCATTTGAACGCACAGTGCGGTGCTGAGCAAGCACGGCGTAGTCGGGGTGAGCCCGTGGAGATGAGTCAGGGAGCGGCCTGCCCACGGAAAGCCGTGGCGCCCACGGTGCCCCTGCCAGGGCGGGCCCGTCAGGGCGGCCGTGCCAGCCTCGGGAGCGGCCCCGAGCGGTCCCTGCGCCGCGGGCGCCAGGGGGGACACGGAGAGTGTCACTTGCTGGTGCACGCCTGATCTGTTAGCTGCAGTCACCTCGAGGGCCGTGGCATCCCTGGTGTCTCTGCGAGGCTGCCCTGAGGAAGGGTGCCTTGTGCTGGGGTGGCGAGGCCGAGCCGTGAAGCCGTGACGGGCGCCCGCAGGCAGCCCGCTGCAGTCCTGCTCGGGCTGAAGAGGACATCCTTTTCTTTAGGTCCTGCCTTACAGCCTCATGcctaatgctttttttttttttttttttttttttttggtggttgttgttttagttttgggggtttttttgggccgTGCAACTTCCAGCAGGACTCTCCCACGGATTACCTAAAAAGCTTATGACAGGGAATCAGTCTTTGCTGCTGTGTGAACTGCACGTCTGAAACGGGATCTCTGCCACGGAGCTTGCCGGGGCTGAGCGTGGGCTTGAAAGACTCCCAAGATGAACGAGTCCTTCCTAGAAAAATCTGTGTGTTTGCAGAATTTCCTGGAAGTTACTGTAGATATAATGAAAATAGGTACACGGAACACCTTTCACTCTTTGAAgtggtgtttcagggaagtgtttaaaaaaagtgcATCTAGTGTGAACTACAGCGGAATTTTAAGTAGGCACAAGTCTGGTATTTGCACGTTAGGGTTGCTGCTCTTGCAAAATAGGTCTTATTACAGCTTGGCACACTGTATAGCAAATTCATCAGTAGAGAAACCAAAATACTGATAGGGCAGTACAGTAGGTAGAGCACTcaggctggaaatggaaaaaataaatccaggtCCCTGATGCAGACTGCTTCTCCAGTTCCTGTACTcaagtttttattttacagaaataattaaCTCATCTTCACAGTCTATAGAGACTTCATCAACCCTTAGACTAGGTCCACAACTAGTTACTCTTTAGTTTTCTGGGCCAAATAGTGTAACATTTTTTGTACAGAGTGGCATTTATGGAGAAGAAATCTTCAGAGAAATTCAGCTCACATCAGCATTACGATTAAAAGTCATTCCTGAGTAGAGAAGTTGAGGGTCAGATTGTCATACAGATTATGTGATTGAAGCTAGAATTCCAATATGTTGTTTGAAAGCCTAATTATCAAGCTTCTGGATTTTCTGCGATGAGGAAGGTGTTCTTGCTGCCCAATTATACTGAAAGATCATGATTGCATGACAGTGAAGACAACACTTAAAATTTCAAAAGTTTTCCtagaacaagaaaaatattgttAGCCCAGATCTAACTGAAGCACTTTTTGTATTGCTTGTCGTAACTGTCAAGAGGAAAGAATTCCAAGTTTACTCAGTCCTTTAAAACTGCAGCCAATGCTGATTATTACaaggatttgtttgtttggcaTTGATGTGTGACTCCTCTAAGGAAGAAGTGGGCTTGACATACACACAAATATAGCTCCAAAAATTGCTCTGGCACTACATGCTCAAGAGATGTGTTGTGTCATCAGCTCTGCTCCAAGGCTTGCAAACTCTCTCCTCACCCACCCTTAAGGACCTCTGTATACCCTACTGGTAGTGCTTAGTGAGTTTCCAAGAAAAGATTGAAACTGTGTAGAGGAACAGGGTTTGTTTGAGCTCAGGAGAAGAGCCTAGTGAGAATTTCAGGGGATGGGTCGATGTGAGAGGCTTGGCTGGGCACAACTAGGCAAGGAAGTGGGACCAAATGATGGAGTAGCGCGGCAGGTCTGAGTGACCCACTGGGGCTGGGTGTCTTGCTGAACACTGTTCCTCAGAGCTACCTCTGTGAAATCAAGCCCTGTGCATTTGTTCCTAACAATGTTGTTTTTACattgtttttacattttttacatAAATTCATACATTTATTCAGGTTGAAAAAAAACACATtgcttttccatctcttttttgAAAAcactgctgttcccactgaagTTCAGTATGCTTTCACAGTTATTTGGAGTCTGCATAAGGAGTTTCACCCTTCCTAAAGGCATTAGTGGTGTGATTACTCAATACATTCAGATTAGTGcatttaaagatattttttataaatatttatcatAGAGAACTAAATTTGGGCTTGAGGTTGTGTGGTACTTGGCTGAGCATACACAAAGTGATCTGAGCAAACAAAACAGTCAAGATCTAGAGCTGAGCCTGAGTTTTGTTAACATCTTTAGTTGATCATAGTTTATATCTCCACATGGCCATGGCTATGACACTTGAGTTCCACCAACAAATCAGAGCATGTTGACTTCAAACAAAAGGCTTTATATTTCCAGAAAGAGTGCAGTAATGGTTGTGCATGGATTAGAAAAGATGGTTATAATTGCCTAAAGGACTGTCTTTGCTGACAAAAGAACTTTCCCTATTGTTGATTCTGAATCATGCACATGGAGCAAATAAGAACAATTGGTTTTGTTCATTAAGATGAGAACAACTCTCTTGAAATGTTTCCACTTTTTACTCCAAAAATGTTAAAACATTACTTCATGACCTGCTACTGCTGCATGGATTGATAGTATTGTCCTTAGTCACTCATACAGACCAATTGATtattaagaaatttttttttcccaagattcACTCACACCTAAAAGGATACATCTTGAGAGGctcaagatattttaaaaaaatgtactaCTTTCTCTTTTAAGTGAGAAGACAAGAATCTTTGCAAGGACTTCAGTgaatataaaaatgttttatagCAATTAATTTCTATGCCATTTGAAAGGAAATAAGCAGAAAGAACATGCTATTTTCAAGATATGAGGGAAACAATGTTAAGAatatctgaaaattaaaaagcaaattaaatcaaagtttgatttttaaaactgcatgaTTTGTATTATGTAAATTATATAGCTATATGATCTGCATTATGCAAATATATGAATTTTGATCCTgaattacttatttttaaaagactttaTTGTGTGCTAATTAATGGAAAATGAGAATGACTACTTCCAAGACCAGCTTGTGTGCCACACAATATCCAAGTATGCTATCAGTCATCCTCTGATCTCGAAGACCAAGTAACTAAAGGTTTTGCCCTAACATAGAACCAAAGTTTCAGAACTATGTGAGATGTTTGACTTTGTCAGTTTTAGTACACTGAGATGTTGACTCAATCCCCACAAGATGGTTATCTCTACACTGCCCAGCTCAAAGCATGTTCAGTATTTTCTGgaaattagaaattatttttgtcttttcagtGAGGATGCTTCTCCATTGTTGTTTCTGTTGGTTTTCAACAGTGAATCATATAAGGATGTTGGGAACACATTCGTAGAGACTGAATaagaattaaatttattttacaatGTCCTAGTAAATTTTAAAGATAGGAAAATTAgagtaatattttattttacgcATATCATGATGTGTGTTTGTTCGTAGGGCAAGTGTTCCCTTTATAAAGAAAACCCAACTAgctgaaaaataacaaaagaaaataataatcttTCTCTGAAAGATGTTGGCCTTTTAGGGCATcttaaaattatgaaaattGGTAGAAGTCTGGGCATGAGCTGTTAGAGAAGGGAACACTCAGTAACTGTGATTCACTGATATGATATATGTTTGGtagtactgttttaaaaatgtgcttGTACTACCTACAAGACCTAATATTTTACAAGTTCTTATAACTCATGGGCATAGTGCAAAATAAATTCTTTGCATAAAAATCATTATAACTGATCCTATTAATGCAAAGCTTCAAAGTCTTAAAGATAGGTGTTGATATGAGGAATTTTATAATTAGATTGAACTGGTAAATTAAAACATATTGAGATGTTTAAAGATGATGATATATGTCATCCAGCATATTAAATTAATGCTATAGTTAGTTGTATTTTTCAGGCAGTAGGAATCTacatgtgaggggaaaaaaaaaaacgtaTTAGATGGAGACTCCCTTTTTACAGGGAATCACAAGGAAAAGATGAGAGGGGATGGGTACAAGTTACTCCTGGGGAGATTATGTCTTGACACAAGAGGAAAATTTTTCACAATGAGAACAATCAACCATTGAAATAATTTCCCCAGGGAAGTAAGTGGTGGATTCCCCAAGGTTGGACACTTTTAAAGATTTACCTGAAGGGAGTGCTGGGCATTCTTGTCAAGACAATGCTTTTGCCAAGAAAGGTGGGACCAGGTGATCCTCGATATTCCTTCCAACCTggtattccatgattctatgaaaataagGCTTTATCCTTGATTTTTCATAGCTGTGGCCCTATTTTTCAACAGGAAAGCTGGTCACCTTGTTGCTTTTGGGAGGGCTGAGCCCTATGTCCCTCTCCTTTGCTCTCATTTCACACATTTGACATTCCTATTCTGTTTTTTCATTCTTACCTTGTGGTGTTCTGTAGCTCCACCAGCACAGCCATGCCCTTTTGTTCAAAAGGACAAGTGTTACTTTGCAGTGGTTGGTGTTAAAGCCCATCCAAGCCTGAAGGCAACCCAATAAATCTGTCTGATTAAGCATTCTACAAAGCACAGCCAAGAGAAAATCTTCCTGTTCTTATTCTTCCACTTCCCCCaatacccttcccttcccctgcagacacttgcactctttttctttctcccaggGGATGAAATTCTCCTGGGATGTGGAGCTTTGACATTATATGATTCCTGAGGTTGCCTAGCAAGGATATGGAGGTAAGCTATTCCAGTGTACACTATAACCACCAAGTTAGGATACACACTTGAGAGACAGAAGATCAAAGTTCACATCTCTGTATCAGGATGTGAGCCATTATCCTTGAAAGCTGAGGCAAGTCTTTATGGAAGCAGTGACCTAACTCCACAAAACAGGACATGACTGAATCCCCGTCAGCTGGGCTCCTTTCCTCTGCCTGCATTTAGGCATGGAAAATCTAAGAAAGTGTAAAGTGCCAGCTTTTGCGTGGTGTTTTCTGTGGGTTATTTTAGGTCACAGAACAATATAATCCTAAAATGGGTTTTGATGGGACCTTCAAAGACTATCTacttccaacccccctgccatgggacatCTGCTAGACAAAGTTGTTTAAAGTTCCATCCTTGAACACTGTTAAACATCTGTGAACACTGTTGTTAAAGttcctggccttgaacacttccagggatggggcatccagaaCTTCTCTGTGCATCCCGTTCCAGTGCTTCACACCCTCATCATAAAAACTGTCTTCCTTATGTCCAGTCTAAACCTGTGCCCCTCCCTAGCCTCATGGCTTTCTCCCAGGCTCCCAGCTGGATGCTGGGGAACCCCATGGTTCACCAGACACCCTACACCTGAGGCAATTATTACCTGCTGTAATTATCTTCACCTTACCCTCTCTTTCCTCCCCTGTACCTGTGCATTTTCAGGATCCAGCCTTGTCCTCCTGATTTCCAGTggccaggcagcccagggaaGCTGAGCTCCCGTGGCTGGGTAGAGGCAGGGAGCAAGGCATGGAGAGGAGGGGTCATTTTAAAGAGCACCCGAGCACAGGCTCCGGTCTCTTGCTCACTGTGACGGCAAAGTGCCTCACTGAAAACCAGTGAGCTGAGACTTACCAAGTGGCCTCTGATCTTTCTCACTCTTTTTCCCCACACTTCCTCTCTTTTTGTGTTCGCATTTTCCAAGGAAGAGGCATTTTCACGGACAGCTCTGGGACTGTATCTTTCTGAGGAGGGTAAGAGGTTTTTAACTCCTCACTTTGATAGTTTTTAGAAGGTGGCATTTTAAAGTGGGGGGGAGGCTGGTTGGTTGAATGCATTGTTTGGGGACCCCAAGTGTCCTTTGGCATGACTGATACTTAAGCTAAAATAAATTCGGTGAAAGCAAACAATTATAAAAGACCAAATCACCCAGGATTTTCAAAGTTCAGTAACTTGGTTTTATTATAGGATTGTTTGATTTGTTTCACTGGGTTTACATGTCCCGTCACTTACAGTGCTTGTACACTAAGCTAGCTTGTGAAATTTCTGCTGATGAAAAGGTGTTTCTCAGGAAAAAACTTTGTATAGTGAAAATTTTTGAACAGAGAGCTTAAAGTGTCGCATTTAAATGAGCTCTGCAATGAGGCAATAAACATTAAGTGCTACATATATTAGAAATTTTAAGTTACAATCTCTAAAAATACTTAGAACAACAGATACGGCTGCCAAAGAATATGCACTCACCAACTTTAAAATTGTGACTATTAATATGCAAAGCTGTAACTATAAGTGTATAACAGACAGAGATAGCCAAAagttttgtttcacttttttcccATGCCAATAAATATATGCAACACTTGCAACATCATAGGTTTTTTGCAACAAAAGTTGTGTTAAAAACAGCCAAGTATACTAAAACACCAGCTCTGCCTTCAAGTGAACCTGTCTTAAAATGGCAAGCTGCTGGGAGGTTGCTATTCTGGGAGGTGACTCTGATAGGTCTCAACAGATGCAGCTCCTGGAATGCAGCCGGAGCTGGGGAGCCGGGCAGCAGCTGACCCCTGCGCTGGCACACTGGCATATCAGGGATCACAGCTCACGTCAGCACAGGCTGACACTGACACTTTGGGCACACATGGCCCTCTCCCTCGCCTGCTCTGCACATGGTCatcacccagcagcagcagcaaatactGCTGGTGCTCACAGGCACCAACCATTCCTTTCTATAATTAAATTACCATTTTGTTACATGCTGTGTGCTTAAGGAATAAATGATGTGCTGAGATTCTAGATTGAAACATTACTGAAGTCTTTTTATTAAGTTATCTACAATAAACCAGTCATTTGATTTATCATTAATTAGCATTTTTTCATGTTCAGGTTTTTATGACTGCAAGGATCACAAAGAAAATTAGCATGtgtaaattgttttaaaatacatactGAATGCTGATCTCCACAACTCTGTTTAAATTGTGTTATTGAAGATCAGTGCTTTCCTTCAAGTACATTTGCACatacatatttttgttttaagtaaCTCCCTTGTTACTAGGGGCTGTCTCACATTGCATTTGACAAAATGTGGCTCTTCATTTCATTGAGAGCTTGCCTAGAGCTGATACATATAATTTAAATATGTGTTCTAACATAACTGTATGGGACTGATTATTACCTTCACATATGCAGaacttgtttaaaataacacatCCTGATAGTTTGCATGACATTTTGTCAAATAGAAGTTAGACCTCTTCTCCCTAAATCTCCACAAAATCCTAAAAGTAGGATTATAGATTTCAGATTACTGATACTGAAAAGCAATCAAAGTATGCTATGAGCAGAAAATATTTGCACATCTGACATGGGAAATAGAACATTATTAGTCTATAAAATTGAAAGTTACAAAAACCTGGAAGCAGTTTGGAGCAGAACCTAAATCTAAAATCAATATGACATTGTATTAAAATCCTCTTTCTCTTTATGTCTCATTtcacttttgtttctttaagaaTTTTTCCCAGTCTTAGTATTTCCTGGTCAAGTTCTGAACTCACCTGTAAGTCTGTACCAGCCCTGGAGTAAGGATGAACTAAGTTGGGGGCCCATATTTTTCCTATATTTCAGGCTAATGAATTCAGGTCTAGAACCTGTCTGATTTAAACAAATATATACAAAATTTTACAGCCTGGCAAACCCATTTAGAGAATTTAACTTTCCGAATGTGGTGATAATAGGTGAATGTTAATTTATGACCttgttatttaaaacaaaaaggaattACTGAATTACTTGTGGGTGTATTCTTCACAATTGGAGTATTGATTATTATTAATAAGCAGCCATGCTACAACCTAGAATTTAGGAAGACAGATTATCCTGTGTGTTTGATTTTGTGGCATTATATGTATTGACAAAGGTTAGATTTGTTGCATCATCACATAGCTATTAAATTTCACAACTGTggtgtttaattttatttttagcaagTGCTTGGCTGTAATATTTCATTGCAGTCATGGCCCCTAAGAAGAAGAATGTGAAAAAGAACAAAGCAGATATCAATGAAACAACTATCATTGTGGAAGATGGCCCCCTCAGTAAACTAAATGGCTTGAATGGACTCTTGGAAGGAGGAAATGGTTTCAGCTGCATCTCATCTGAGGTTTCCGACCCATCATACTGCCCAAACCTCTTGGAAGGTCTAAGCAAAATGAGACAAGAAAATTTCCTTTGTGACTTGACTATCAGTACCAAAACCAAATCCTTCAGTGTTCATAAGGTAGTGATGGCTTCAAGCAGTGAATTCTTTCACAACATCTTAAAGAAAGATCCATCTACTCAAAGGGTGGACCTCAATGATGTGTCCCCATTGGGTCTAGCTACTGTTATCACCTATGCTTACACTGGAAAACTTACTCTCTCACTTTATACAATAGGTGGTATCATTTCCACAGCAATTTATCTACAGATTCACACCCTTACAAAGATGTGCTGTGATTTTCTAGTCCAAGAAATCAGTGTTGAGAACTGTATGTACATTGCCAATATTGCAGAAACATATGGACTAAAAACAACCAAGGAAGCAGCACACAAATTTATTAAAGACAACTTCATTGAATTTTCAGAAACTGATCAGTTCCTAAAACTTACTTTTGATCAGATTAATGAACTTCTTGCAGATGATGACTTGCAGTTGCCTTCTGAAATTGTTGCATTCCAGATTGCAATAAAATGGCTGGAATTTGACCAAAAAAGAGTAAAGTTTGCTGCCAATCTCTTAAGTAACATCCGTTTTGGTACCATCTCAGCTCAAGACCTCGTCAATTACGTTCAGACTGTGCCAAGAATGATGCAAGATGCAGACTGCCATAAGCTCCTAGTGGATGCCATGAACTATCACTTGCTTCCCCATCACCAGAATACACTTCAGTCCAGAAGAACAAGGATCCGTGGAGGTTtcagagtcttagttactgttGGGGGACGCCCTGCTTTAACAGAAAAGTCTCTTAGCAGAGACATCTTATACAGAGATCCTGAAAACGGATGGAAGAAGCTAAGTGAAATGCCTGCTAAAAGTTTTAATCAGTGTGTCACAGTGATGGATGGATTTCTCTATGTGGCTGGTGGGGAAGACCAGAATGATGCCAGGAACCAAGCCAAGCATGCAGTCAGCAATTTCTGCAGGTAACTGGCTCTTTCTTTAAAAGGGTTAGAGGTATGTATTCCACAGAAGGCAGGTAGATAGACTAAGCTGGTTTGTCATGCAACATGGACCACTTGGACAAAGAGAAAGGGGACAGTGTGGGGGAGGTACAGATGCTATTCTATATTAAACTTTGAATGAGCAGAAATATGCAACTGGAGTTCTCCAAAAA
This Aphelocoma coerulescens isolate FSJ_1873_10779 chromosome 3, UR_Acoe_1.0, whole genome shotgun sequence DNA region includes the following protein-coding sequences:
- the KLHL31 gene encoding kelch-like protein 31, with protein sequence MAPKKKNVKKNKADINETTIIVEDGPLSKLNGLNGLLEGGNGFSCISSEVSDPSYCPNLLEGLSKMRQENFLCDLTISTKTKSFSVHKVVMASSSEFFHNILKKDPSTQRVDLNDVSPLGLATVITYAYTGKLTLSLYTIGGIISTAIYLQIHTLTKMCCDFLVQEISVENCMYIANIAETYGLKTTKEAAHKFIKDNFIEFSETDQFLKLTFDQINELLADDDLQLPSEIVAFQIAIKWLEFDQKRVKFAANLLSNIRFGTISAQDLVNYVQTVPRMMQDADCHKLLVDAMNYHLLPHHQNTLQSRRTRIRGGFRVLVTVGGRPALTEKSLSRDILYRDPENGWKKLSEMPAKSFNQCVTVMDGFLYVAGGEDQNDARNQAKHAVSNFCRYDPRFNSWIHLANMNQRRTHFSLNVFNGLLFAVGGRNSEGCLSSVECYVPATNQWQMKAPLEVPRCCHASAVVDGQILVTGGYINNAYSRSVCMYDPSKDSWQDKASLSTPRGWHCAVSLLERVYVMGGSQLGGRAERVDVLPVECYSPYTGQWNYVAPLQTGVSTAGASTLNGKIYLVGGWNEIEKKYKKCIQCYNPDLNEWTEEDELPEATVGVSCCTISMPNTKTRESRASSVSSVPVSI